A portion of the Candidatus Eisenbacteria bacterium genome contains these proteins:
- a CDS encoding tetratricopeptide repeat protein: MLRTRFLWAGFALVTAVLRGGVSIASERSELLVAQGEVAYNAGRREEARQRFGEALQADPNDDAARLWLDLINANVPGEEIGATRPGSTVKWWDIEAGTGVEYDSNVRLDSSDPKGDAGFLFTLAGHVDPYRDDRTLVRLDYDFFQVLHTDVTDFDVRSNRFQGTFARAVVPWLWLGTQGGYDHTVLGSHAYLQTPWVMPYASFIEGDLGSTQLTYRWSYEDYLGSPFGEPDLDRDGPSNAIGVTQLLFFFDRRLALTLGYLYFEDAPHSASGNDFARHVQQGTLGFRFPAIWRTLVELDYVYRYENYTQPNSAADFTKRRHDSGNYIALFLRRPIIEHVDGVLSYYATVNDSNISEFEYTRNIVSLELRVWF; this comes from the coding sequence ATGCTGCGGACCCGCTTCCTCTGGGCCGGATTCGCCCTCGTCACGGCGGTGCTGCGTGGCGGCGTGTCGATCGCGTCCGAACGCTCGGAGCTGCTCGTCGCCCAAGGTGAAGTGGCCTACAACGCCGGGCGCCGCGAGGAGGCGCGGCAGCGATTCGGCGAAGCGCTCCAGGCGGATCCCAACGATGACGCGGCGCGCCTCTGGCTCGACCTGATCAACGCGAACGTACCTGGCGAGGAAATCGGCGCAACGCGGCCGGGAAGCACCGTGAAATGGTGGGACATCGAGGCCGGGACGGGCGTCGAATACGACAGCAACGTCAGGCTCGACTCGTCGGATCCGAAGGGCGACGCCGGCTTCCTCTTCACCCTGGCGGGTCACGTCGATCCGTATCGCGACGATCGAACGCTCGTTCGACTCGACTACGATTTCTTCCAGGTCCTGCACACGGACGTCACCGACTTCGACGTGCGCTCGAATCGTTTCCAGGGCACGTTCGCGCGCGCCGTCGTCCCGTGGCTATGGCTCGGCACGCAGGGCGGCTACGACCATACGGTGCTGGGCAGCCACGCCTATCTCCAGACCCCCTGGGTCATGCCGTACGCCTCGTTCATCGAAGGCGACCTCGGCTCGACGCAGCTCACCTACCGGTGGAGCTACGAGGACTACCTGGGGTCGCCGTTCGGCGAGCCCGACCTCGATCGTGATGGGCCGTCGAACGCGATCGGCGTCACGCAGCTCCTGTTCTTCTTCGACCGCCGCCTCGCCCTCACGCTCGGGTATCTCTACTTCGAGGACGCGCCGCACAGCGCGTCGGGCAACGACTTCGCGCGCCACGTGCAGCAGGGCACGCTCGGCTTCCGCTTCCCCGCGATCTGGCGCACGCTCGTCGAGCTGGACTACGTGTACCGCTACGAGAACTACACGCAGCCGAACAGCGCCGCCGACTTCACGAAGCGGCGGCACGACAGCGGCAACTACATCGCGCTGTTCCTGCGCCGCCCGATCATCGAACACGTGGATGGCGTGCTCTCGTACTACGCGACCGTGAACGACTCGAACATCTCGGAGTTCGAATACACCCGCAACATCGTGTCGCTCGAGCTGCGGGTCTGGTTCTGA
- a CDS encoding FecR family protein translates to MTRHRGLHRLVAFGLVLLAAAVARAADPAGSVASLEGRAEAQHGGEATWAALAAGSDVFVGDHVRTADASRVKLLMRDDSVLTVGAKSEITIDELAARPGGPSTSRLGQLVGTLRAVVTERYGTRGSSFEVKTPTAVAGVRGTGFISLVDPDAKRTRVIGLYDITFVRSVTDTQGRHEVRIGPGQLTEILVGGQPSKPREVTKTELQSFTGLTEIKPGPPSGGEAGGPPSGPGSVPAEGSGDRGDPATPGPGGGRTIQRPDGVIDQPVDKFRGPQPPPPPPPR, encoded by the coding sequence ATGACACGACATCGAGGACTCCACCGGCTGGTAGCGTTCGGACTCGTTCTGCTCGCGGCCGCCGTCGCCCGCGCCGCCGATCCGGCGGGGAGCGTCGCCTCGCTCGAGGGTCGCGCCGAGGCGCAGCACGGCGGCGAAGCCACCTGGGCGGCGCTCGCGGCCGGCAGCGACGTCTTCGTCGGCGATCACGTGCGCACGGCCGACGCCTCGCGGGTGAAGCTCCTCATGCGCGACGACTCCGTGCTGACGGTCGGCGCGAAGTCCGAGATCACCATCGACGAGCTGGCGGCGCGTCCCGGGGGCCCGAGCACGTCGCGTCTGGGTCAGCTCGTCGGCACGCTGCGCGCCGTCGTGACGGAGCGCTACGGCACGCGCGGGTCGAGCTTCGAGGTGAAGACCCCGACCGCCGTCGCCGGTGTCCGCGGGACGGGCTTCATCTCCCTCGTCGATCCCGACGCCAAGCGCACGCGCGTCATCGGGCTGTACGACATCACCTTCGTGCGGAGCGTGACCGACACGCAGGGACGCCACGAGGTCCGGATCGGACCGGGGCAGTTGACCGAGATCCTCGTCGGCGGCCAGCCGTCGAAGCCCCGCGAGGTCACCAAGACGGAGCTGCAGAGCTTCACCGGCCTGACCGAGATCAAGCCCGGGCCGCCGAGCGGCGGCGAAGCCGGCGGTCCTCCGTCAGGCCCGGGGAGCGTGCCGGCCGAGGGTAGCGGCGATCGCGGCGATCCCGCCACACCCGGACCCGGAGGCGGTCGCACGATCCAGCGTCCGGACGGCGTGATCGATCAGCCCGTCGACAAATTCCGCGGACCGCAGCCGCCCCCGCCACCCCCGCCGCGCTGA